CTACAACTAGTATTTTGTCTGTGCTATGCATTTATCCAGCTTTTCCTACTTATTTGGTCCTCTTCTTGTTTCTAGAGAATATGGATCCTTGGTGAACACTCCAATTAACTATTAGTTTGGAGTTTCATCTGACATATAACTTGTACTCTTTTATATGTATGTTTATATCAATCTTGCTTACCTAAGTAGTTTGGTTCTGAAAAATCCAGTGATGTTAGCATCATGTATTGCAGAATAAGTAATTTCATTCCTCTGGTTCTTAACCTTGAAGATGAAATGACTTGTTAAGAAAGtatgaacttttttttttcttccttggatGTCTCTGTTTTTGATTGATACACTGGTGCTCCAACAGGTGAGGCCAATGTGTTGACAAAAACCATCACCTACAGAAGCCCATCAATTGGCTCCCAACCTTGATGCTCGATTGTTCTTACGTTCGAGCTAAATCTAAAGAGTGGTAACCAAGAGATCTCTCTGGTTCCATCTGTGTCGTCATTGTAACAGAAGCAACATACTCAACGTCATATAAAACATTTGTTCTGCATAATGGGCAGGTTGAATTCATTTGGAGCCAAGTATCACTGCAGGAGACATGGAACACATGTTCACAATTAGGTAGCCGTCTAAGATACTCCTCTTCCCGGAACTGGAATAAGCATATGGCACACTCGTTGATTTCCCTACCGCACTCATCTCTGATGTGCTCATTGTACTGGAATGATGGCATAGAACGGATTACAGCAGATGCCAGACCTCCTCGACTAGGCTGGCTCAATGATTCTGGATCAGTATGGGGTTCACCCCTAAGCGGAATTGTCCTGGGCTGTCTGCTAGATGCTGCTTGATTCGACCGAAA
This window of the Zingiber officinale cultivar Zhangliang chromosome 3B, Zo_v1.1, whole genome shotgun sequence genome carries:
- the LOC122054825 gene encoding RING-H2 finger protein ATL32-like — protein: MTICTALDGPSCKNYFYYIFAVAVVGFFSCICCMIIKQRCFRSNQAASSRQPRTIPLRGEPHTDPESLSQPSRGGLASAVIRSMPSFQYNEHIRDECGREINECAICLFQFREEEYLRRLPNCEHVFHVSCSDTWLQMNSTCPLCRTNVLYDVEYVASVTMTTQMEPERSLGYHSLDLART